The Aphidius gifuensis isolate YNYX2018 linkage group LG2, ASM1490517v1, whole genome shotgun sequence DNA window tttttttaataatcatgcTCTAAATCATGCACAcatatttagttaatttttttaatcattcactcatcatcaatatttacaagaaatgttaaattttaaaccaCCCCCCTGTGCAAGCtgctaattaattataattttaaatatattatattcaagtatttttttttataacaattactAATTAACTGAGATTCaagcataaaaaatatttgtgttttcgttgtatcaataaattattaaatttttatcatcaaatattttcaataaatatgcCGGGTGATTCTTCTTccttctttataaatatatatgtgttttaattaaatgaaaaatttgatgtttgAATCGAGGAATCGTTGTTACTTAAATacctgttgttgatgttgctgCTGCATTTGAAGTtgcaattgttgttgttgttgcaattgttgttgatgttgaagtatttgctgttgctgctgttgttgttgttgctgttgctgctgttgctgttgttgttgttgcattGCTGGACTTGCTCCATTTGGACCAGGTGGTACTTGAGGACCTTGGCTTCCATTTGGCATTCCTGAAAAAAGACAGCACATAAAATTCAagttatttattgtaaataaaattaagaagaaaaaggataaaaataaatatgaagaaTGGCAATGATTATTTACCATTTGGTGCTGGTCCTTGGGCTGGTGATTTTGACCAACCTTGTAAATCAGCAAGAAGATTTTGCCAGACAGCAATTTTTTCATAGTGtcgttttattaattcatcttTTCTTGTTAATTCTGTTTTTAAATCACTTATGTCTTCTTTAATGACAACCTCTGGTTTTAGGGCTGATAAGAGAAatcttttttgaagaaaaaatgctTCCATTTGACGAGCAAGATCAATAAAACGTAGTGTTACTTGTTCAACTTCAACTCGAGACTCATCTTTGTCTATTGCTAAACCACTTCCAATACTATTGTTGCTTAAACCCTCTTCTTTTGTCAGTATATTTAAACAttgctaaaatataaaattaattagtatatttccattaattatttatctattgtgcatttattttttttttacctgataTGCTTCTTCAAATTCATCCACCAAATTTCCATTTCCATTTGTTGGTGTTgccattttaataattaaattaattcaactttaacacaaagtaatattaaataaataaaaataaataacaattattaattaataacttgctttacaaaatcattgattgatttttttttataggttaaataacaaatgtgATAAGGCAATGTTATATTGTTATGTAGaatgaaaaatcattgttgttgagaaatattattttttttatactgttttttggatatttagatatgcaattgtttatgttatttggtattgtttataaaaaaataaaaaatatgctttTCACTGCGGTAAACATGTTTttgagtaattattattaatttttatttattgatttttctttcttttttttttttgacaaacaaTAGTTGCAATTTGTGCCACTTGGGGGCCACGGCcattttgtgaatttaaagcggtaattttttaaatctactaAAGCTGgcaatgatttaataaaattatcatcaaaaaatctttaaatcaTCGAGTCATTATCtatgttaataacaataattatcagAAACTTATTGGAATAAAagttaatgatattaaattataaatatttgatgaaaataaaattgctttTTCATCTAGCtatatttaaatactatttataaatgtttatttttagtattgaaatattaacaatCATTATAGGGCGTTGCATAAAGTAAAAAAGACTCTCGtgtttcatcaaataaatttttctttttaaaattaaaatatacaaacagcaaaataaacatatacaaaaattatttttatttgtcaatttattgTACATGATGATTCAagtagttaaattatttatactttttattttatttgacacaCTTAATTGTCAATTTGAAGATGATCAATTTGACTTAGACGAAGGCTGGTTCACCGACGACAAATACAATGACCCTTATTTTGTCgcattgagaaataaaaatggtcTAATTTTTCcaggtatttataaataaataaattttatttaaatatatcaattattttcaccaaTGAAAATTACTAGTCaacattcaaaattaataatgataattaacttattgttattaattaaaatttgtggattaatttaataattttgcatGGATTAATTCGACATTGAGATGTTTTCATTAATtgtcgaaaaaattattaaatttggttAATTAGAATTCgagttataattaaataagtgAGGCGATAATTTTTCTCGCATGTGGTCATGTAGCGTTTGATAAGTATATATACAAGTTGAAAGGTTGAACGTTCGTACTTGCTTCGGCAGTACATATACTAAAATTGGAACGATACAGAGAAGATTAGCATGGCCCCTGCGCAAGGATGACACGCAAAATCGTGAAGCGTTCCACATTTtttgctattatttataataattttacaataaattattaattattcaatgacaattaatttttgattaaataatttcaatttaaaagtcgttttgttttttgattgttaaatgaataaattgaaatttaaaaaataatttttgttctatttttttttttttggcatctattttaactattttaaataaataattataattttttttttttcttttcaacagGAACCAAATGGTGTGGTGAAGGTACCAAGGCAATGAATGATACAGACTTTGGCACATTTATTGAAACCGACAAATGCTGcaggtttaaatatttttttaaaatttaatttactcaagAACCCAATAAtatgaattataataaacaaataaatataattattaattaaaaaattgataaattaattttatttatttgttatttatattttttttagatctcATGATTTTTGTCCATCGATTATAAAAGCTGGACATAAATGGCAAGATTTAACAAATTCAGACTCATCAACTaggtttgttaaataaaaaaaaataaaaaagctaaattaataatttataaattaatttaataattatttttagattaagCTGTAAATGTGACAATGAATTTTATGAATgcctcaaaaaaattcaagatgtgCCAAGTAAAACAATtggaacaatattttttgatgtattaaaaaaaaaatgtttcgaaaaaacatttaatggAAAATATGTATGGCGCTCATCGAAATCATATTCAAGTGAAACTTTTACAAATTATATCAAGCAATTTAACAAGACATCATTCaatgattttgatatttaaaaataaaccaaaaatatttttttaattccaaaAAGAAAAGCAtactaatttttgtaataaaaaatttttttgttattaattttattcaacttacaggaaaaaaaaaaaaaacattcattacaaataaattgtttctggaaatatttcaaatttaattttaaattactgtACAAAATTGACAAATCCTGGATGTTTCTGTAGactaatttaatgaattttttttttagttaaatataataataatatttttaataaatgatgtgACTTATCAAGCAcattttgatgtttaaataaaaaaccagttTAATGTGTTGATGAtatgaatattgtttttacaaaatataatatttttatacgaGTTTTTTTGCCTCGAAGAATCTCTTGAGATGTCGCATTTGCCAGAAACCCATGACAAGAAGAATTGCTGATTGTGTTAATGCCCACCACAATACACGACGATTTGTACTTTCAGAAGTTTGTCTAAATCTTTCCTCACggtactgaaaaaaaaaacaacataattatatcaagatttgttattaaatagcAAAAACAACATTACAACTACCAataatcattttgataattaaataagaaGTCAATCTAAATTTACGTAaattaataagtaaaaaataattaccctttgataattttgttcCTTGGTTATTTGTTCAACTTGATCAAGAAGTTGACGAACTCTGagttgtaattttgataatttttctttttgtgcCAAGTTTGAATAGTCAATAGCATGATCACCAACTTGAATATCCAAATGTACTCTCtgtatgataatataaattggattaaaaaaaaataccttaactaataaataacaaaattatgtaGTGATAATTTACCAGCTGTGTACCACTGAACCAAGCAGTACTGTTTGAATAAAGACAAATAACATGTTCACCAGGTGTATGTGATGTAAATGATATTCTTCCTTCTGAGCTATAAACTCTTGATAAAATTGGTTTATCATCTGGATCACGTACTTCAACATGCATACCAATACCAGGTGTACTTGGCATAAATCCTCCACTTCTTggatcaaataattcaactttgtagtta harbors:
- the LOC122850286 gene encoding mediator of RNA polymerase II transcription subunit 28 — encoded protein: MATPTNGNGNLVDEFEEAYQQCLNILTKEEGLSNNSIGSGLAIDKDESRVEVEQVTLRFIDLARQMEAFFLQKRFLLSALKPEVVIKEDISDLKTELTRKDELIKRHYEKIAVWQNLLADLQGWSKSPAQGPAPNGMPNGSQGPQVPPGPNGASPAMQQQQQQQQQQQQQQQQQQQILQHQQQLQQQQQLQLQMQQQHQQQVQGGQAAVPPGLQGVNVGQQGMFMSQGGVGGGRVGGGGFTSGGSVGIGGGVGGVGSVGGGVGGVVGVGQSSLQGPLAFLEKTTSNIGMPERRS
- the LOC122850300 gene encoding phospholipase A2-like — protein: MMIQVVKLFILFILFDTLNCQFEDDQFDLDEGWFTDDKYNDPYFVALRNKNGLIFPGTKWCGEGTKAMNDTDFGTFIETDKCCRSHDFCPSIIKAGHKWQDLTNSDSSTRLSCKCDNEFYECLKKIQDVPSKTIGTIFFDVLKKKCFEKTFNGKYVWRSSKSYSSETFTNYIKQFNKTSFNDFDI
- the LOC122850293 gene encoding transmembrane emp24 domain-containing protein eca yields the protein MKNIIIISIVAVFCQCVSGLYFHIGETERKCFIEEIPDETTVLVNYKVELFDPRSGGFMPSTPGIGMHVEVRDPDDKPILSRVYSSEGRISFTSHTPGEHVICLYSNSTAWFSGTQLRVHLDIQVGDHAIDYSNLAQKEKLSKLQLRVRQLLDQVEQITKEQNYQRYREERFRQTSESTNRRVLWWALTQSAILLVMGFWQMRHLKRFFEAKKLV